In one window of Rhinoderma darwinii isolate aRhiDar2 chromosome 7, aRhiDar2.hap1, whole genome shotgun sequence DNA:
- the LOC142656796 gene encoding uncharacterized protein LOC142656796, producing the protein MDVPDVKTGTFDDESNLEDEDFFCRLTDEEKECLQYLLETIDSLDQDEDENANNDPDTNDPLRISPGLQDPERNRKGVSESVKQSDKTEHDPTSTKMKIVKSFSEDCPGLSITVTPDTGQKLTSSHPSHLRKFDTIMRSGVNVQELRARFIRQQGNSSFEDASKGTELSLASKPLPQGTRNQMSPRQEALQKLGLLNMIPSNTNPPEELHGMDQNPPVQNNEINQNQSKAGSNLPRSIERKPGAFDKVWPP; encoded by the exons GATGAAGATTTCTTCTGTCGGCTCACCGATGAAGAGAAAGAGTGTCTGCAATATTTACTGGAGACCATTGATTCATTAGACCAAGATGAGGACGAAAATGCGAATAATGACCCAG ATACCAATGATCCGTTAAGGAtttcaccaggacttcaagatcctGAGAGAAACCGGAAAGGCGTGAGCGAAAGTGTGAAGCAATCCGACAAAACAGAACATGATCCAACTTCAACTAAGATGAAGATTGTTAAATCTTTCTCTGAAGACTGTCCAGGATTATCCATCACCGTTACTCCAGACACAGGACAAAAGTTAACCAGCTCTCATCCAAGCCATCTGAGGAAGTTTGATACCATAATGAGGTCAGGTGTGAACGTCCAGGAGCTAAGAGCTCGTTTTATCCGTCAACAAGGCAATTCTTCTTTTGAAGATGCTTCCAAGGGCACAGAACTTTCTTTGGCTTCCAAACCACTACCCCAAGGGACCCGTAACCAGATGTCTCCTAGACAAGAGGCTTTACAGAAGTTGGGCTTGCTAAACATGATTCCAAGCAACACAAACCCCCCTGAAGAACTTCATGGTATGGACCAAAACCCACCTGTACAGAACAATGAGATAAACCAAAACCAGTCAAAAGCGGGGTCCAATTTACCTCGTTCTATTGAAAGAAAACCAGGAGCTTTTGACAAAGTTTGGCCGCCATAA